One Gadus chalcogrammus isolate NIFS_2021 chromosome 4, NIFS_Gcha_1.0, whole genome shotgun sequence DNA segment encodes these proteins:
- the LOC130380852 gene encoding growth hormone receptor-like isoform X2, with the protein MAASLSLLLSLLILGTLSAQELASEHVLPHLTSCVSNDMETFRCSWNVGTFQNLSQPGDLRLFYIKKNLQSLRECPQYGPPGTSECYFSENHTSIWIYYSVQLFSRDRAVLYDERIFPIEEIVQPHPPVELNWTLLTVAPSGTHFDVRLSWKAPQTADVKTGWMRLEYEVQHREGAADAWKSKDLQRNTVTSLYGLQTNVDHEVRVRSRMLSFKEFGAFSDSLFIRVASQVSRFPIAILLIFAALCFLGVLILVMQQRLMVILLPRVPGPKIRGFDPELLKNGKLSELMSALGTHDQLKSTNNDQSDPWVEFIDLDIEEEEEEEEEEGSCGPGDAGSPSSPRAPLSSLGLRDDSDSGRDSCCCCDGPSDHGRSPSCEPPAPRGPARDPSAWPTRERAGPVGLPPADLYTLVSHVHGSGEVLLKAGEEEAQRKEEEEEEEEKHKQEEEEEEEEEEKENAKIDFRLVMTADAEEAETWGYSSERDAGKTTVGEPSVPPSALPSWGCQGCPQGAYTAAQPLSYTLVEGVDKQNSLLLGPNNTPVAWLCTPKSVPTPEGYLTPDLLRDITP; encoded by the exons TCCTTCCCCATCTGACCAGCTGTGTTTCTAACGACATGGAAACCTTCCGCTGCAGTTGGAATGTCGGAACATTCCAGAACCTATCACAGCCCGGAGACCTCAGGCTATTCTACATTAAAAA GAACCTCCAGTCCCTCAGAGAGTGTCCCCAGTACGGCCCCCCCGGCACCAGTGAGTGCTACTTCAGTGAGAACCACACCAGCATCTGGATCTACTACAGTGTGCAGCTCTTCTCCCGGGACCGCGCCGTCCTCTATGACGAGAGAATCTTCCCCATCGAGGAGATCG TTCAACCCCATCCACCTGTGGAGCTGAACTGGACCCTGCTGACAGTGGCCCCGAGCGGGACCCACTTCGACGTCAGGCTGAGCTGGAAGGCCCCGCAGACGGCCGACGTCAAGACGGGCTGGATGAGGCTCGAGTACGAAGTGCAGCACCGCGAGGGGGCCGCCGACGCCTGGAAATCG AAAGACCTTCAGAGGAACACGGTTACCTCACTCTATGGGCTGCAGACCAACGTGGACCACGAGGTCAGAGTGAGGTCTAGGATGCTGTCCTTCAAGGAGTTTGGAGCTTTCAGCGACTCCCTATTCATCCGTGTCGCCTCCCAAG TCTCCAGATTCCCTATTGCCATCCTCTTGATTTTCGCTGCCTTGTGTTTCCTTGGCGTTCTAATATTGGTCATGCAACAAAG GTTGATGGTTATACTCCTGCCTCGGGTTCCTGGACCTAAAATCAGAGGATTTGACCCAGAACTACTCAAG AACGGCAAGCTGTCGGAGCTGATGTCCGCTCTGGGGACGCACGACCAACTGAAGTCTACCAACAACGACCAGAGCGACCCCTGGGTGGAGTTCATCGACCTGGacatcgaggaggaggaggaggaggaggaggaggagggctcatGCGGGCCCGGGGACGCCGGCTCCCCCTCCTCGCCCCGcgcgcccctctcctccctggggCTCCGGGACGACAGCGACTCGGGCCgggacagctgctgctgctgcgacgGCCCGTCCGACCACGGCCGCTCCCCCTCCTGCGagccccccgcgccccgcggCCCCGCCCGGGACCCCTCTGCCTGGCCGACCCGGGAGCGGGCGGGCCCCGTGGGCCTCCCCCCCGCCGATCTGTACACCCTTGTGAGCCACGTGCACGGCTCCGGAGAGGTGCTCCTCAAggccggggaggaggaggcacagcggaaggaggaggaggaagaggaggaggagaagcacaagcaggaggaggaggaggaggaggaggaggaggagaaggaaaacGCAAAGATCGACTTCCGGCTGGTGATGACGGCGGACGCGGAAGAGGCTGAAACCTGGGGGTACTCCTCAGAGCGGGACGCGGGCAAGACGACCGTAGGGGAGCCCAGCGTCCCACCGTCAGCCCTGCCTTCCTGGGGGTGCCAGGGCTGTCCCCAAGGGGCCTACACGGCTGCACAACCCCTGAGCTACAccctggtggagggggtggacaAGCAGAAcagcctgctgctggggccCAACAACACACCCGTCGCCTGGCTATGCACGCCCAAGTCTGTGCCGACGCCTGAGGGATACCTGACCCCCGACCTTTTGCGGGACATCACGCCCTAG
- the LOC130380852 gene encoding growth hormone receptor-like isoform X1, producing the protein MFHAMAASLSLLLSLLILGTLSAQELASEHVLPHLTSCVSNDMETFRCSWNVGTFQNLSQPGDLRLFYIKKNLQSLRECPQYGPPGTSECYFSENHTSIWIYYSVQLFSRDRAVLYDERIFPIEEIVQPHPPVELNWTLLTVAPSGTHFDVRLSWKAPQTADVKTGWMRLEYEVQHREGAADAWKSKDLQRNTVTSLYGLQTNVDHEVRVRSRMLSFKEFGAFSDSLFIRVASQVSRFPIAILLIFAALCFLGVLILVMQQRLMVILLPRVPGPKIRGFDPELLKNGKLSELMSALGTHDQLKSTNNDQSDPWVEFIDLDIEEEEEEEEEEGSCGPGDAGSPSSPRAPLSSLGLRDDSDSGRDSCCCCDGPSDHGRSPSCEPPAPRGPARDPSAWPTRERAGPVGLPPADLYTLVSHVHGSGEVLLKAGEEEAQRKEEEEEEEEKHKQEEEEEEEEEEKENAKIDFRLVMTADAEEAETWGYSSERDAGKTTVGEPSVPPSALPSWGCQGCPQGAYTAAQPLSYTLVEGVDKQNSLLLGPNNTPVAWLCTPKSVPTPEGYLTPDLLRDITP; encoded by the exons TCCTTCCCCATCTGACCAGCTGTGTTTCTAACGACATGGAAACCTTCCGCTGCAGTTGGAATGTCGGAACATTCCAGAACCTATCACAGCCCGGAGACCTCAGGCTATTCTACATTAAAAA GAACCTCCAGTCCCTCAGAGAGTGTCCCCAGTACGGCCCCCCCGGCACCAGTGAGTGCTACTTCAGTGAGAACCACACCAGCATCTGGATCTACTACAGTGTGCAGCTCTTCTCCCGGGACCGCGCCGTCCTCTATGACGAGAGAATCTTCCCCATCGAGGAGATCG TTCAACCCCATCCACCTGTGGAGCTGAACTGGACCCTGCTGACAGTGGCCCCGAGCGGGACCCACTTCGACGTCAGGCTGAGCTGGAAGGCCCCGCAGACGGCCGACGTCAAGACGGGCTGGATGAGGCTCGAGTACGAAGTGCAGCACCGCGAGGGGGCCGCCGACGCCTGGAAATCG AAAGACCTTCAGAGGAACACGGTTACCTCACTCTATGGGCTGCAGACCAACGTGGACCACGAGGTCAGAGTGAGGTCTAGGATGCTGTCCTTCAAGGAGTTTGGAGCTTTCAGCGACTCCCTATTCATCCGTGTCGCCTCCCAAG TCTCCAGATTCCCTATTGCCATCCTCTTGATTTTCGCTGCCTTGTGTTTCCTTGGCGTTCTAATATTGGTCATGCAACAAAG GTTGATGGTTATACTCCTGCCTCGGGTTCCTGGACCTAAAATCAGAGGATTTGACCCAGAACTACTCAAG AACGGCAAGCTGTCGGAGCTGATGTCCGCTCTGGGGACGCACGACCAACTGAAGTCTACCAACAACGACCAGAGCGACCCCTGGGTGGAGTTCATCGACCTGGacatcgaggaggaggaggaggaggaggaggaggagggctcatGCGGGCCCGGGGACGCCGGCTCCCCCTCCTCGCCCCGcgcgcccctctcctccctggggCTCCGGGACGACAGCGACTCGGGCCgggacagctgctgctgctgcgacgGCCCGTCCGACCACGGCCGCTCCCCCTCCTGCGagccccccgcgccccgcggCCCCGCCCGGGACCCCTCTGCCTGGCCGACCCGGGAGCGGGCGGGCCCCGTGGGCCTCCCCCCCGCCGATCTGTACACCCTTGTGAGCCACGTGCACGGCTCCGGAGAGGTGCTCCTCAAggccggggaggaggaggcacagcggaaggaggaggaggaagaggaggaggagaagcacaagcaggaggaggaggaggaggaggaggaggaggagaaggaaaacGCAAAGATCGACTTCCGGCTGGTGATGACGGCGGACGCGGAAGAGGCTGAAACCTGGGGGTACTCCTCAGAGCGGGACGCGGGCAAGACGACCGTAGGGGAGCCCAGCGTCCCACCGTCAGCCCTGCCTTCCTGGGGGTGCCAGGGCTGTCCCCAAGGGGCCTACACGGCTGCACAACCCCTGAGCTACAccctggtggagggggtggacaAGCAGAAcagcctgctgctggggccCAACAACACACCCGTCGCCTGGCTATGCACGCCCAAGTCTGTGCCGACGCCTGAGGGATACCTGACCCCCGACCTTTTGCGGGACATCACGCCCTAG
- the LOC130380853 gene encoding coiled-coil domain-containing protein 152-like isoform X1, producing the protein MSKLTCVDIEKLMGCFTLLEQTICRKIGENNMLEAKLDDAQRTLKFSLIKERSLMEERDGILVTVNTVQETLQQQYNLRDVNDSLKDRMAEMKRHNERRIAEKDGELQKLLNVMEEEEGRHQRALETVKQQCQREIQDILKQLETKDAELARLLEGKEAELQRMKDTLKNQEKETQNQLLKLRMEFGATLAKVQNSAQRSQQQTQQNPSAAHLNIFKRKLHFMQEEKDREIMALRQRIQALEAQQQQQHTSGSTDGHLKRRRM; encoded by the exons ATGTCAAAGTTAACGTGTGTCGATATTGAGAAACTAATGGGCTGTTTCACTCTGTTGGAACAG ACAATTTGCAGAAAGATCGGCGAAAATAACATGCTAGAGGCGAAGCTGGATGACGCCCAGCGGACTCTGAAGTTCTCCCTCATCAAAGAGAGAAGTCTGATGGAGG AGAGAGACGGTATTCTGGTCACAGTGAACACAGTCCAGGAGACGCTTCAGCAGCAGTACAACCTCAGAG ACGTTAACGACAGTTTGAAGGACAGAATGGCTGAAATGAAAAGACATAACGAGAGGAGAATTGCG GAGAAAGATGGTGAACTACAGAAGCTATTGAATGTtatggaagaggaggaagggcgccaccagagggcgctggaGACGGTAAAACAGCAGTGCCAGCGGGAGATTCAGGACATCCTCAAGCAAT TGGAAACTAAAGACGCAGAGCTGGCGAGACTTCTGGAGGGCAAAGAGGCTGAACTGCAGCGCATGAAGGACACGCTGAAGAACCAGGAGAAGGAGACACAGAACCAGCTCCTCAAGCTTCGAATGGAG TTTGGTGCGACGCTCGCCAAGGTTCAGAACTCAGCCCAGCGCAGTCAGCAGCAGACCCAGCAGAACCCCAGTGCTGCCCACCTCAACATCTTCAAGAGG AAACTGCACTTcatgcaggaggagaaggaccgGGAGATCATGGCTCTGCGCCAGAGGATCCAGGCACTGGaggcgcagcagcagcagcaacacaccAGCGGCTCCACAGACGGACACctcaagaggaggaggatgtag
- the LOC130380853 gene encoding coiled-coil domain-containing protein 152-like isoform X2, whose amino-acid sequence MLEAKLDDAQRTLKFSLIKERSLMEERDGILVTVNTVQETLQQQYNLRDVNDSLKDRMAEMKRHNERRIAEKDGELQKLLNVMEEEEGRHQRALETVKQQCQREIQDILKQLETKDAELARLLEGKEAELQRMKDTLKNQEKETQNQLLKLRMEFGATLAKVQNSAQRSQQQTQQNPSAAHLNIFKRKLHFMQEEKDREIMALRQRIQALEAQQQQQHTSGSTDGHLKRRRM is encoded by the exons ATGCTAGAGGCGAAGCTGGATGACGCCCAGCGGACTCTGAAGTTCTCCCTCATCAAAGAGAGAAGTCTGATGGAGG AGAGAGACGGTATTCTGGTCACAGTGAACACAGTCCAGGAGACGCTTCAGCAGCAGTACAACCTCAGAG ACGTTAACGACAGTTTGAAGGACAGAATGGCTGAAATGAAAAGACATAACGAGAGGAGAATTGCG GAGAAAGATGGTGAACTACAGAAGCTATTGAATGTtatggaagaggaggaagggcgccaccagagggcgctggaGACGGTAAAACAGCAGTGCCAGCGGGAGATTCAGGACATCCTCAAGCAAT TGGAAACTAAAGACGCAGAGCTGGCGAGACTTCTGGAGGGCAAAGAGGCTGAACTGCAGCGCATGAAGGACACGCTGAAGAACCAGGAGAAGGAGACACAGAACCAGCTCCTCAAGCTTCGAATGGAG TTTGGTGCGACGCTCGCCAAGGTTCAGAACTCAGCCCAGCGCAGTCAGCAGCAGACCCAGCAGAACCCCAGTGCTGCCCACCTCAACATCTTCAAGAGG AAACTGCACTTcatgcaggaggagaaggaccgGGAGATCATGGCTCTGCGCCAGAGGATCCAGGCACTGGaggcgcagcagcagcagcaacacaccAGCGGCTCCACAGACGGACACctcaagaggaggaggatgtag
- the nim1kb gene encoding serine/threonine-protein kinase NIM1: MAGGQYQVAPPGRGPSLCSLTDGSDVGPEEGDPDDGPHSNPLKRLTSCMRTDEKVMKELIIGRRVGFYKVRGEIGCGSFSRVKLAFHALTKDKVALKILDKTRMDVQAQRQLAREIANTERLQHPNVVRLYEVVETPCRLYLVLEYAGGGDLHTRICDRGKMAADCCKVAFAQILFAIKYLHNNMIIHRDLKAENVLFTARGCVKVADFGFSTRVPGPDRALDTFCGSPPYAAPELFRDESYLGPPVDVWALGVLLFFMATATMPFRADTLGKLRRCVLDGAYAVPPWVPGPCQRLIKGMLRPLPEDRHAVDQMLGCDWLLPVEFPWPLLGPVPPGWTDREEEEEVEEEVRAGLEELGFTREHAGTQQGPPQNSRSPVTGAYRILLHRTQRRRGCETVPVVRGMVRDPRREGLKAYRGLRHSSKLCVVS, from the exons ATGGCAGGAGGCCAGTACCAGGTGGCCCCGCCCGGGCGCGGGCCCAGCCTGTGCAGCCTGACGGACGGCTCCGACGTGGGCCCCGAGGAGGGGGACCCCGACGACGGCCCCCACTCCAACCCCCTGAAGAGGCTGACCAGCTGCATGCGCACGGACGAGAAGGTGATGAAGGAGCTCATCATCGGACGCCGGGTGGGCTTCTACAAGGTCCGCGGGGAGATCGGCTGCGGGAGCTTCTCGCGGGTCAAGCTGGCCTTCCACGCCCTCACCAAAG ACAAGGTGGCCCTGAAGATCCTGGACAAGACGCGGATGGACGTCCAGGCCCAGAGGCAGCTGGCCCGGGAGATCGCCAACACGGAGCGGCTGCAGCACCCCAACGTGGTGCGTCTGTACGAGGTGGTGGAGACCCCCTGCCGCCTCTACCTGGTGCTGGAGTACGCGGGCGGGGGGGACCTCCACACCCGCATCTGTGACCGAGGCAAGATGGCCGCCGACTGCTGCAAGGTGGCCTTTGCGCAGATCCTGTTTGCCATCAAGTATTTG CACAACAACATGATCATCCACCGGGACCTGAAGGCGGAGAACGTGCTGTTCACGGCACGCGGCTGCGTCAAGGTGGCCGACTTCGGCTTCAGCACGCGGGTCCCCGGCCCGGACCGCGCCCTGGACACCTTCTGCGGCTCGCCGCCCTACGCGGCGCCCGAGCTGTTCCGGGACGAGAGCTACCTGGGCCCCCCGGTGGACGTGTGGGCCCTGGGGGTCCTGCTCTTCTTCATGGCCACCGCCACCATGCCCTTCCGGGCCGACACCCTGGGCAAGCTGCGGCGCTGCGTGCTGGACGGCGCCTACGCCGTGCCGCCCTGGGTGCCGGGCCCCTGCCAGAGGCTCATCAAGGGCATGCTGAGGCCCCTGCCCGAGGACCGCCACGCCGTGGACCAGATGCTGGGCTGCGATTGGCTGCTGCCCGTGGAGTTCCCCTGGCCCCTGCTGGGCCCGGTGCCCCCCGGATGGACggaccgggaggaggaggaggaggtggaggaggaggtgcgggCGGGCCTGGAGGAGCTGGGCTTCACCCGGGAGCACGCGGGGACCCAACAGGGGCCCCCCCAGAACAGCCGGAGCCCGGTGACGGGCGCGTACCGGATCCTGCTGCACCGCACCCAGAGGAGGCGGGGCTGCGAGACGGTGCCGGTGGTGCGGGGCATGGTGCGGGACCCCAGGCGGGAGGGCCTGAAGGCCTACAGGGGCCTCAGACACTCCTCCAAGCTCTGCGTGGTCTCCTGA
- the LOC130381286 gene encoding growth arrest and DNA damage-inducible protein GADD45 gamma-like, with the protein MTLEEVITEQASVERAAQCHGACLEEVLLSAQDNDCLTVGVYESAKIMNLDPDSVSFCVLAVDEDFECDIALQIHFTLIQSFCFDNEISIVRVSNVQRLAEIVGDKAGQFEDAHCLLITNPTDGSWEDPSLEKLHLFCQESRGQNDWLPEVALFER; encoded by the exons ATGACTCTTGAGGAAGTGATCACCGAGCAGGCCTCCGTGGAGCGCGCGGCCCAGTGCCACGGCGCGTGTCTGGAGGAGGTTTTGCTGTCCGCTCAGGACAACGACTGCCTGACCGTGGGCGTGTACGAGTCCGCTAAGATAATGAACCT TGATCCAGACAGCGTGTCCTTCTGCGTGCTGGCCGTGGACGAGGACTTTGAGTGCGACATCGCTCTGCAGATCCACTTCACCCTCATCCAGTCTTTCTGCTTTGACAACGAGATAAGCATCGTTCGGGTCAGCAACGTGCAGCGCCTTGCCGAGATCGTGGGCGACAAGGCCGGACAGTTTGAAGACGCCCACTGCCTCCTCATCAcg aaCCCCACCGACGGCTCATGGGAGGACCCGTCTCTGGAGAAGCTGCACCTGTTCTGCCAGGAGAGCCGCGGGCAGAACGACTGGCTGCCGGAGGTCGCTCTCTTCGAGCGCTGA